The DNA window CATGATGGCGGCGTGCGACATCGTGCCCGAGGAGGGGCGATCCGGCATCGCCTACGCGGTGAGCAAGAGCTTCGTGCGGTGGTACAGCCAGTCGCAGGCGGAACGGTTCAACGCGCGCGGCCTGCGCATCGTCTCGGTGTCCCCGGGGTCCATCGATACCGAGATGGGCAGGCTCGAGGAACAGGCCGGGGCGGGGGCGATGGTTACCGAGGCCGCGGTCCCGCGGTGGGGCAAACCTGAGGAGATGGCCGAGCTGCTGGCGTTCTGCGCCAGCGACAAAGCGGGTTACCTCACCGGCACCGACATCCTCAACGACGGCGGCGTGATCGCCTCGATGACGGAGCGGGCCCGGGTCGCCGCCGCGAACGGCTGACCAGCGATGCGAAGCCGCGCGGCCATCCTCTACGAGTACGGGCGCCCGTGGTCGGTCGAGGAGTTCGAGCTCGACCCGCCGCGCGCCGGCGAGGTGCTGTTGAAGCTTGCCGCCACCGGCCTGTGCCACTCCGACGAGCACATCCGGCAGGGCAAGCTCGCGCCGCCCGCCGACCTGGGACCGCCCGCCATGTCGCCGACCATCGGCGGGCACGAGGGTTCCGGCGTGGTACTCGAAGTGGGTTCGGGCGTCACGGGTTTCGCGCCCGGGGACCACGTGGTGACGTCCTTCCTCGCGGTGTGCGGGCAGTGCCGGTGGTGCGCCTCGGGCATGGAATACCTGTGCGACAAGGGATCCGGGACGCTGATCCCCGGCATGCCGACCGATGGCACCTTCCGCCACCACACCGCCGACGGCCGGGACCTCGGCCACGTCTCCAAGATCGGTGCGTTCGCCGAACACACCGTGGTGGCGGCGGATTCGCTCGTCAAGATCGATCGGGACGTCCCGCTGGTGCCCGCCGCGCTGCTGGCCTGCGCGGTGCCGACGGGATACGGCTCGGCGGCCCGGCGCGCGGGCGTGCGCGGCGGCGACACCGCGGTCGTGATCGGTGCCGGCGGCATCGGCACCGCGGCCATCCAGGGCGCCCGCATCAACGGTGCCGCCCGCATCGTCGCGGTCGACGTCAACGAATTCAAACGCGCGTCCGCGCCGCGCTTCGGGGCCACCCACACCGCGGCGACGGCGGCCGAGGCGCTCGAGTTGGTGCGCGACCTGACCCGCGGCGTGATGGCCGACGCGGTCGTCGTGTCCCCCGCGATGATCGGCGAGGCCGACGTGAGCGCGGCGCTGGCGCTCACCCGCAAGGGCGGCACCTGCGTGCTCACCGGCCTGCCGGCGCCGGCGCTGCGCTCGGTGCCGATGGCGTTGCAGGACTTCATCCTGATGAACAAGACGCTGTGCGGCACCGTGTTCGGGTCCTGCAACCCCAAGAGCGACATCGGACTGCTGGCCACGCTCTACGAATCCGGGCGCCTACTCCTCGACGAGATGATCACCAGGCGCTACGCCCTCGACGACATCAACGACGCCTACGCCGACCTGACCTCAGGCCAATTGATTCGCGGTGTCATCGACTTCGGCGCGGACTGATCCGCGTCCACGCGCCTTGCGGTGTACCCAGTCGCGCGGCCGCAGCCGCCAGGTCCGGCGGGCGTACTCCAGCTCGGTGTAGGGCCATTGGGTGACGATGCGGCCCGTCGGCGAGCGAAAGTAGCTGTCGCACTGCGTCCAGATGGTGCGCTCGAGGGCCGTGGAAAGCTCGTCGTTGTACCGGTTTTCGGCCTCGGGGCGTACGTCGAGCCAGCCGCCGCGGCGCGCCACCCGGCTCACCGCGCCGGCCACCAGCCGCGCCCCCGCCTCCAGGATGTAGACGATCGAGTTGCCGCCCTGGTTGGTGTTGGGGCCGTACAGCATGAAGAAGTTCGGGAACCCGCTGACCGCCACGCCGAGGTAGGCGCTGGGGTCCTCGCCCCACCGCTCGTGCAGGCTTTCGCCGCCGCGGCCGATCACTTCGATGCCGCTGAGATAGTGGCTGGTCTGGAATCCGGTGGCGCACACGATCGCGTCGACGTCGACCACGTCGCCGCCGGCCGTCACGATCGACGTCTCGGTGACCCGCGCGATCGGGTCGGTCACCAGATCGACGTGCTCGCGCTGCAGCGCCAGGTAGTAGTCGGCGCCCAGCAGCACCCGCTTGCAGCGGAACGGGTAGTCCGGCGTGAGCGCGCGGCGCAACCGTTCGTCGGGCACGGTGCGTTCCAGAAAGGATGCCGCGATCTGTGCGCGGCCGGCGGCCGTCGGATCGTCGAGTGCGTTGCCGGTGAAGTCGTGGAACTGCTTCCAGACCCGCCACCGTTCCCGCCGGGTGGCCCAGGGGTGGCGGCGGAACCGGGCCAGTTCGCCGGCGGTGAACGGACGGTCGTCCTTGGGCACCATCCACGGGGGCGTGCGCTGGAACACGGTGACACGCCCGGCGATTCGCGCCAGTTCCGGGACGGCCTGCACCGCGCTGGCGCCGGTGCCGATCACCGCGACCCGGCTGCCGGTCAGGTCGACGTCGCGGTCCCAGGCGGAGGTGTGCATCAGGTGGCCGCGGTAGCCGGCCAGGCCCTCGATGTCGGGCAACCTGGAGGCGCCGAACAGGCCGGCGGCGCTGACCACGACGTCGGCCACCAGCGTGGTGGTCTCGCCGTCGGCGTGCTGCAGTTGTAATTCCCACTGCCCGGTATCCTCGCGCCAGCGTGCACGCCGCACCCGGGTCCGCAGCATCAGGTGCCGGCGCAGGTCGAAGTCGTCGGCCACCGATTCCAGATACGCCAGGATCTCGGGTTGCCGGGCATACGTGCGGCTCCAGTTCGGGTTCGGCGCGAAGGAGAACGAGTAGAGGTGGCTCTGCACGTCGCACGCTGCGCCGGGGTAGGTGTTGCGCCGCCAGGTGCCGCCCACCCCGTCGTCCCCGTCGATGATCACCAGGTCGTCGATGCCCTTGCGGCGCAGCGCCACCGCCGCGCCGAGGCCTCCGAAGCCCGCGCCGATGATCGCGACCCGCGGCGCGCGCCTGCGCCGGGTCGCGGCCCGCACCCGCCCGACGGCGTAGCGCCGGCGGGCGCGCTGGCTCGTCATGGGCCGGCCGCGGCGCCGCGGAGCAGAAGCCCCTCCATCTCTTCCCGGTCCCGCCACGCCGCAAGGATGTCGGCGTACTCGGTGGGCCCGCCGAAGAAGAAGCTGCCCTGCCGGGTCTTGGCGTCGGCCTTGCCTTCCCGGTTGTAGTAGCCGGGGGTGCAGGTCGCGGCGCGTTCGGCGGTGGTGGCCGAGCGGACCACGACGGTGTCGACCCAGGCGGCTTCCGCGTCCGGTGACGCCTCGACCTCGGTGACGCCGTGGCGCAGCGCCCACGCGATGATCCACGCGGCGTGGGTGGCCTGCACGTCGAGAAGATACGGGAAGTTCACGGTCAGCCCGGCCTGGGCGATGCTTTCGATGAAGCAGTTCGGAAAACCGTTGGCGCACAGGCCTTGGAAGGTGCGCACGCCGTCGCGCCACCGCTGCGTGAGCGTCACCCCGTCGCGGCCGACCAACTCGAACCCGGTGCGGCGGCAGTAGTCCGTGCCGACCTCGAAACCCGTGGCGAAGATGAGGCAGTCGAGTTCGTAGGTCACGTCATCGACGACGACCCCGGCCTCGGTGATGCGCTGCACCCCGCGACCGTGGGTGTCGACCAGGGTGACGTTGTCGCGGTTGAAGGTCTGCAGGTACTCGTCGTGGAAGCAGGGGCGCTTGCAGAAGTAGCCGTACCACGGCTTGAGCGCCTCGGCGGTCGCGCGGTCGGCGACGATCTTGTCGACCCGCGCCCGGATCTCCTCCATCTTGGCGAAGTCCGCCAGCTCGATGTCGCGGCCGCGCTGCTCGGGATCGGCCGATGCGACGCCGTCGCCGTCGTGGCGCATCACCGGGAGCTTGCGGGTGATGCTCGTCCACGCGTCGGCGACGAGGTCCTCGGCGGCCTGCCCACCGGCGGTGAGGATCTGGAAGTTCTCGATGCGCTCGCGCTGCCAGCCCGGCCGCAGCGTGTCGGCCCACCCGGGCTCGGTGGCGCGGTTGGCCCGCACGTCCACCGACGAGGGCGTGCGCTGGAAGACGTAGAGCCGCTGCGCCGCCGCGGCCAGGTGCGGCACGCACTGGACCGCCGTCGCGCCGGTGCCGATGATGCCGACGCGCTTGCCGGCCAGGTTCTCCAGCCGCTCCCCGGTGTAGCCGTAGTCCCACCGGCTGGTGTGGAAGGCGTGGCCACGGAAGCTGCCGAGGCCCTCGATGCCGGGCAGTTTGGGCTTGGCCTGGTAACCGTTGGCCATCGAGACGAACCTGGCCCGCATCTCGTCGCCGTGGTTGGTGCGGATAATCCAGCGGGAAGTCGTTTCTTCCCAGCAGATTTCGTGCACGTCGGTCTGTAGGCATGCGTCGCGGTAGAGGTCGTAGTGCCGCGCGATGCGCTGGCAGTGCGCGAAGATCTCGGCACCCGTGGCGTATTTCTGCGTGGGAATGTAGCCGAGTTCCTCGAGTAACGGTATGTAGACGTAGGATTCGACGTCGCAGGCGATCCCCGGATACCGGTTCCAGTACCAGGTGCCGCCGACGTCGGCCGCCCGGTCGATCAGCCGCACGCTGTCCACGCCCGACTGCCGCAGTCGCGCTCCGGTGAGCAACCCCCCGAAGCCGGCGCCGATGATCGCCACGTCGACCTCGTCGGTGAGCGGGTCGCGGGTGAACGTCCCGTCCGCCCAGGGGTCCTCGGCGAACCCGGCGAAGGCGCCCGCCGTCTCCACGTACTGGGCGATCCCTTCGGGCCGCAGCCGGCGGGCCCGCTCCTCGGCGTATTTGGCGCGCAGCGCCTCGACGTCGAATGCCAGGCCGGTGGTCTCGGTCAAGGTCTCGGGCTCCTGTTCCGCCACCCCGACTATATAATCAATCGTTTGATCATATCAAGGGTGCGTCGCCGAGCAGCGTGCCCCCGACCATCCGCTTGGCCGCCGCCAGCGCCGCGTGGTAGTCCTCCGGCGACAGGGTGGCCGCCAGTTCGGTCAAGCCGTAGACCAGCGAGTAGACGGCTTCGACCGCGCCGTGCGGATTCACCCATCCGGCCAGCTCACCCCGCTGGTGGCCATCGGCGACGACGGTCTCGATGATCTCGCGCAAGGCGTGGAAGCCGGTGTCGTGCGGGGCCCGGTAGCCCGGCGCGGCGGCGCCCTCGGCCCGGATCGCCCACTCGAAGGCGGCCAGGTCGGGATACTCGCGCATCAGCCGGCCCGACTCCTCGAGCAGCGCCTCGATTCGGTCGACGACGTCGCCGGGCCCGGCGGAGGCCGCCCGCAACCGCGGCAGCGCCACCTCGGTCCGCTCCGCGACGGCGGCCTCGATGAGCTCGGACTTGGTCGGGAAGTAGTTATAGAGGCTGGCGCTGGTCACCCGCGCGGTGCGGGCGATCTGGCGGATCGTCGCCCGCGAGTAGCCGACCTCGGCCACGCAGCGCATGGTCGCGGCGATGATCCGCCGCCGGGTCTCCTCGCCGCTGGAGCCGACCGGGCGACCCAGTCGCGTCTTGGTCATCGTGGTGTTCCTCCTGCCGACGCACGGTCCGTCGGGCGCGGCGTCGGCACGGCCGAATACGATCGGATGATCGATTAGTGTGGCACGGGCGCGGAGGTGCGCGGTGGGAGTTCGGCCGCCCAACGGACGGGCGTCACGCGGCATGGCCGGCACCGCGGCCCGGCCGGGCCGCCCGGTGGGCGCCGACGGTGCCCAGACCCGCGCGCGAATCCTGGGCGCAGCCATGCGCTGCGTGGCCGAGGTCGGCTACTCGCGGGCGACGATCCGCCAGATCGCGCGGACCGCCGAGATGACCAGCGGCAGCCTGTATCACTACTTTTCCAACAAGTCCGAGTTGCTCGACGCGGCCGCGCGCGAGATCCAGGAGATCGCCGTGCCCCGGCTGCGGGCCGCCGCCGCGCAAGCCGACGACGTCGTCGGGCGCCTCGAGGCCGTGCTGGAGGAGTCGGATCGGCTGATGCGCGAGTATCCGGACCTCGCCGCGTTCGAGCGGGCGATCCGCGCCGAGACCGCCGTCGCCGGGGCCGCGCGGCCGCCGCACGCGGGACTGCAGGCCCTGCGCGCCGTCATCGGCGAAATCATCGAGGACGCCCGGGCCCGGGGATCGCTGCCCGCCGACACCGATCCGGGCGCCGCGGTGGACGCCCTCTACGCCCTGACGCGGGGTCTGACGGAGCGGGCGGCCAGCCTGGCCCCCGCGCCCTACGCCGCCACGCTGGCCGCGGCCAAAGGGCTGATCCGGGGGACGTTGTTCGCGCGCGGGCCCGGCGGTTCCCGGCGTTGAGCCAGCTCACCGTGCTGCGGCTCAACATGACCAACGTCGCCGATCCGTCGACGCGCCACCGGGCCGCGCTCGAGATGGCGGAGTACGCCGACGGGCACGGATTCACCGCGGTGAGCGGCGAAGAACACCACCCGGCGGCCACCGGTTGGCTCCCGTCGCCGCTCATCCTGGCCGCGGCGCTGGCCGGGCGGACGCGCAACGTGCGCATCAGCATCAACGCCCTGATCGTGCCGCTCTACGACCCGGTTCGCCTCGCCGAGGACGTCGCCGTGCTCGACAACCTCGCCCAAGGCCGATTCGGCTTCGTGGCGGGCATGGGCTACCGGCCCGAGGAGTACCACGCCGCGGGCAGGGGCTGGTCGCGGCGGGCGGCGCTGATGGACGAGTGCCTGGGGGTGCTGATCCAGGCGTGGGGCGACGAGCCCTTCGACTATCGGGGCACGCTCGTCAACGTCACGCCGAAGCCGTGCACGCGTCCGCATCCGGTGTCCTTCGTCGGGGGCATGACCGTCGCGGCGGCCCCCCGCGCGGCGCGCTTCGGACTGCCGTTCTCGCCGCCGATGGCCATGCCCGATCGTCGAAGCCGTGTATCGGCGGGAGCTGAGCGAGCGCGGCAAAACCGGGTTCGTCCACCGCCCCGAGAACGGCAGCACCGTGACGCCGCTGCACGACGATCCCGACGAAGCCTGGACGCGGTACGGCGCGTTCGGGATGAACGAGACCGCCGAATACAGCGCGTGGAAGCGGGCGGGGGTGCCGCGGCCCAACGAAACCGCCGCCGCCTCGATCGAGGCGGGCTGGGCCCGCCTTCGGCTATGGCCGAGAAGGTGCTGACCCGCGTGTCAATCAGCGCGTGGCGTAGCGATCGCGCAGCTTGGTCAGTGTCGCCTCGATGCCCGCGGCGTTGGTCTTGCGGGCGCCGCTGAGTTCGAAGTACTTGTTCTTGACCGGGCCGGCGTCGCGGTAGTCGAACGTCTCGGTGACCCGCGTCAGCGTCGGCGACAGCGCCTCGAACTCCCACCGCCAGCGGTGGCCCATCGGATGACGCCACTCGACCACTTCGTCCGGCGTCAGGGCGGTGATCGTGCTGGTGATGCGGTACGGCACACCATAGAGCTTCATGTTGGTCGAGAACTTCGACCCGACGACGACTTGCGCGGGAGCTTTGACGGTGTCGCGAACGGTGCCCGACCCGTCGAGCTCACAGTGGCGGCGCGGGTCGGCGGCCAGCGCGTAGAGCTCCGACACCGGCGCGGCCACTTCCACGGACCGGCTTACCTGCCGGGGCCCGGCATCGACGACGGTGACGGTCACGATGTCTCCCTCCGGTCAGGCGGCTGCGCCGGGACGAACATTACGCTTCGCCGAGTGGGTCTTGGCGAGAAAGGAAGTCCATAATCATGAGCCAGTCGATCCCGGGCAGGGTGGCGCTGATCACCGGCGCCGCGCGCGGACAGGGCCGGGCACACGCGGTGCGGCTCAGCGCCGAAGGCGCCGACATCATCGCGGTCGACATCGCCGGACCCCTGCCGCCCAGCGTTCCCTACGACTCGGCGACGCCGGACGACCTGGCGGAGACGGCGCGCCTGGTCGGCGCCAACGGCAGGCGGGCCGTCGCCGCAGTGGTGGACATCCGCGACCTCGACGCGCTCAAAGCCGCGGTCGACGGCGCGGTCGGCGAGCTCGGCCGGCTCGACATCATCGTCGCCAACGCCGGCATCTGCAGCCCGGCGCCCTGGGATCGGATCACCCCCGAGGCGTTCCGCGACACCATCGACACGAACGTGACCGGCACCTGGAACACCGTGATGGCCGGTGCGCCGCACATCGTCGACGGCGGTCGCGGCGGCTCGATCGTGCTGATCGGATCGGCCGCCGGCATCAACATGCAGGCGTTCATGATCCACTACACCGCCAGCAAACACGCCGTGGTCGGGATGGCGCGCGCCTTCGCCGCCGAACTCGGCCGGCACAACATCCGCGTCAACAGCCTTAACCCGGGCGCTGTCGCCACCCCGATGGGCACCGGGCGGATGCGCGACGCGTTGCGTTCGGCCGCCGACAGCTACCCGCATCTGCGCGGCCTGCACAAGCCGCTGCTGCCGGAAGGCGTCGCGCAGCCCGAGGACGTCGCCGACGCGGTCGCCTGGCTGGTTTCCGACGCGTCCCGGCTGGTGACGGCCAGTCAGGTGTCGGTGGACATCGGGGTCGGCTACGTCTGAGGCCGGCTAGGCATACCTTGGGGGTGGCGGTGTTCGCCGGGTTGATACCCCTGCCGGGGATGAGGGAAGGAGCGTCGTGGCGACGAGCGAATACCAGGTCACCGGGATGACCTGTGGGCACTGCGAGGCCGCCGTACGCGGCGAGGTGAGCCAGCTCCCGGGCGTCGAGCGGGTGGACGTGAGCGCGGACACCGGCAGACTCGTCGTCACTAGTTCCACGCCACTGGACCCCGCCGCGGTGCTCGCGGCCGTGGACGAGGCCGGCTTCGAAGCGGTCCCCGTGGCGTGAGCGCGGACCCACCGATGCCCGAGAGCGCCGCGATGGCGTTCTGCAGCGTCTTCGTCGTCGGTAACGGTTTGCGCCCGCGCTCGTTTGCCGCCGGGACGCGCCCGGGCGGTATGGGATAGTTGATTCCGGCCTTTCGCGTCATCGCTGGGGGAACATGATGCCGGCCGCGACGGAATTAGCGAAGGTCAGGACTGTTGAGCAACTTCTTCGACCGGCTGTCTTTGCTGCACGGCTGGTTGCCGGCGACGGCCCAGGGGTTGGCGCTGTTCGTGACCTTCGCCGCGGTCGGGTGGCACCGTCGGCGTTGGCGTAGCTGGGCGCTGCCCGCGGTGCTGGGCGTCGCGGCGGCGGTGACCGCGCTGTCGTACTGGTACATCACGACGCTGGGCGTGGCCGGCGACCCTGCCCCGGTCACGCTGTGGCTTTGGATAGGGATGAGCGGACTCGCCGCCGCGGTGCTCGTGCTCGGCTGGCCGGGTGCCCGGTGGTGGCGGCGCGGGCTGGCGCTGCTGTCGGTGCCCCTGTGCGCGCTGTGCGCGACCCTGGCGCTGAACGGCTGGGTCGGCTACTTCCCCACGGTGCGCGCCGCGTGGAATCAGCTCACGGGGGTGCCGCTGCCCGACCAGATCGACCGGCTACGGGTGACCGAGATGCAGATCGCGCGGACCCGGCCGACCAAGGGCGTCGTGGTGCCGGTGATGACCGGCACCGACGGGTCGCACTTCCCGCACCGCCAGGAGCTGGTGTACCTGCCGCCGGCCTGGTTCGGCAGCAATCCGCCGCCGCGGCTGCCGGCGGTGCTGATGATCAGTTCGGCCTTCAACACCCCGGCCGACTGGCTGCGCGCGGGTAACGCGTTCAACACCGTCGACGACTTCGCCGCCCGCCATCACGGATTCGCGCCGGCCCTGGTGTTCGCCGACGCCACCGGCTCGTTCGACAACGACACCGAGTGCGTCAACGGCCGCCGCGGCAATGCGGCCGACCACCTGACCAAAGACGTCGTCCCGTTCGTCGTCTCGAATTTCGGCGTGAGTGCCGACCGCGCCAACTGGGGCGTCGTGGGCTGGTCGATGGGCGGTACGTGCGCCGTGGACCTGACCGTCATGCACCCGGAGACGTTCAGCGCGTTCGTCGACATCGCCGGTGACCGCGGGCCCGACATCGGCGGGCGGGAGCAGACGATCACCCGGCTGTTCGCCGGCGACGCCGCCGCCTGGGCGTCGTTCGACCCGGCGACCGTCATGGCCCGGCACGGTCACTACTCCGGGGTGTCGGGATGGTTCGACGTTCCCTCGTCGAGGACCCAGAACCTCGCCGAGGCCGGCACCACCCTCGCCACCGCGAGCGTCGACCCCGCCGCCAACCCCGAGGGTCAGGACACCGCAGCCCGGGCGCTGTGCGAGATCGCCGGCGCACACGGCATCGACTGCGCGGTGGTCACCCAGCCGGGCCGGCACGACTGGCCGTTCGCCGCCCAGGCGTTCGCCGCCTCGCTGCCGTGGCTGGCCGCGAAACTGAACACTCCCGAGACCGAACCCGTCCCGTTCCGGCACTGACCGCGGCCCGGTGCGGCCGCGCACGCGGACCCGGCCGAGCGGGGCGGGAAAACGTTGCCGATTCGATACGAATTTCACAGCTGACCCTCCCGTCACGAACCCGGCGCATTTGCTGCGGCGGTGCTACCGTTCGCTGCTGTGACGGCAAGGTCGGGCCATGCGGACGGTCGGCGCGCGGGACGGCCCGGTGCGCGCGGCCCACGGGCCCTCCGCCCGACCGGCTCAGGGCCGGCCCGGTGATGAACCGCCGCCGCTTCCTCGGGTCGCTCGCCGCGTCGGTGGTCGCCGGCGTCGGTGCCGCCCGCCTCGTCGTCGATCCGCCACCCCGGACGTTCGCGCAGGCCGCGGCAGGTTCCGTGCCCACCTCCGGTCCCCCCGCCCCGCAGGCCCTGTTGCCGCCCCCGCCGCCGAGCGCGCGCATCCCGCTACCCGGCGGCGGCGCACTGCGCACGATCCCCGGCCAAGGCGATCTGCTCGCGCTGACCCTCGACGACGGCGTCAACAGCGATGTGGTCCGCGCCTACACGCAACTCGCCCGGGACACCGGTGTGCGGATGACGTTCTTCGTCAACGGTATCTACGACTCCTGGACCGAGAACCGCGACATGTTGCTGCCGCTGGTGGAATCCGGGCAGATTCAGCTCGGCAACCACACCTGGTCGCATCCGGACCTAACGGCGGTGTCCCACAGCAGGATTGCCGACGAACTCACCCGCAACGACGAATTCCTGAAGAAGACCTACGGCGTCGGCGCGAAACCCTACTACCGGCCCCCCTATGCCAAGCGCAACGCCACCGTCGACGGGGTGGCAGCCTACCTCGGCTATACCGCCCCGACGTTATGGTCGGGCTCGTTGTCGGATTCGACGTTGATCACCGAGGACTGCATCGTGCAGATGGCCGACCAGTACTTCACCCCGCAGGCCATCGTGATCGGTCACCTCAACCACCTGCCCGTCACGCACGTCTACCCGCAACTGATCGACATCATCCGGTCGCGGAGCCTGCGTACCGTCACGCTCAACGACGTGTTCCTCAGAACCCCGTAGCGGGCAAGCGCCGTCAGACGTCGGGCGTCGGAGAATTGGCGGCGAGCAACAGTTGCAGGCTCTCCCGCAGTTCGGTCAACCGGCGGCGCCCCAGGGTGGTCTCCCAGCGCGCCTCCAATTCCATTGCGCTGGAGTGCATTACACGCAGGGCATGGCGGCCTCGCGCAGTCAGATCGACGATCCGCGCGCGGGCGTCGTGGGGATCGGGCACCCGGGCGACATAGCCCTGCCGCTCCAGGGCGGCGATCCCCTGGGCCACCGCCTGCCGACTCACCTTGAGGCGGTCGGCGAGGTCGGACGCGTGCATCCCCCCGTTCATCAGCGGGACCAGCGCAACCGCCTGCGCGGGGCGGATCCCGTCGAGCCCCGCCGCGGCAAACGCGGCACGCAGGTGGGGAGCCCGCGACGCCGCCAGGAGGTTCACCAAAGTCGGCAGGGTGGGCTCCCAGTCGACGTCGCGCATGACGAACAGTGTGCCACGATCCCCGCGATTGACAATTTACTTGTCAAAAACGGGCGCCGCCGCCACGTTGAGATCATGCGATCTCGATGTGCCCGGGCGCTGGGCGGGTTCCTGCTGCCGATCCTGGTCGTCGTGCTCGGCGGGCGCCTGGGCGGCGGACATGCGACGGGAATGCCAGGGCCCCAACCGATCCCGGTGGGACAGTCCACCCAGACCATCCGATCGGGCGGCGTCGCCAGGACCTTCCACCTGTACCGCCCGCCGGGATTGACCGACGCGGTGCCGTTGGTGGTGATGCTGCACGGGGGCTTCGGCAGCGGCGCCCAGGCCGAGCGCTCCTATCGCTGAAACGCCGGGACCTGTTGCGGCGAACCCCGGCGCGGCAACGTCGACGATGTCGCATTCATCACGTCGATGGTGGGCGCCATCGAGGAGCAGATGCCGATCGACCGCACCCGCGTCTATGTGACCGGGGTGTCGAACGGGGCCATGATGGCGTTGCGCCTGGGCTGTCAGAGCGACATTTTCGCCGCGATCGCCCCGGTGGCGGGCACCCTGCTGGCCGACTGCCCGCGGGCCCGGCCGGCGTCGGTCCTGCAGATCCACGGCACCGAGACGACCGGGTGCGGTATGCCGGCGGGCCCGGAAAAGCGTTCGGGGTCAACGGCGCCCCGCGTGTCGACGGGCCCTCGGCGGAGTCGGTCAACGCCACCTGGCGTGCCACCGACGCCTGCGGGCCGCCCACCTCGGCCACCGCCGGCGACGTCACCACGCAAACCGCCGGCTGCGCCGACGGGCGGACCGTGGAGTTGATCTCGGTGGCCGGCGCGGGGCACCAGTGGCCCGGCGGCGCGCGCACGCCGCTGGCCGAGCTCGCCGGCGTACCCGAGCCGTCGACGGCGCTGGATGCGACCGACACCATCTGGCGATTCTTCGACGCGCACCGCGGCTAGACCGGCCAACCCAATCTCTAAAACCTTAGAGATTGCCTTCCGCTGACGGGCGGTGATTGTTACCGTTCCGTAATGCGCCGGTTTGGGGGAATCTTCGCGGTCCTACTGCTGATCGTTGCCGCATCGGCCGGCGTAGCAGACGCCCGGGCCGACGGCGGCGACGAGCCGCGATACGCCGAGTTCTACCTTCCGCCGGACCCGCTGCCGCCCGGCCGGCCCGGTGACCTGATCCGCACCGAGCCGTCGCGGCTGGTGCTTGAGCCCTCCGGCCAGTTGGGCGCGATCATGGCCACCGGCACCCGGATCATGTACCGCAGCACCGACACCCGTGGCAATCCGATCGCGGTCACCGGCACCTACTTCGAGCCCTACAACGACTGGCCGGGCAACGGACCGCGGCCCCTGATCAGCTATGCGCCCGGCACGCAAGGCCAGGGCAATCAATGCGCCCCATCGCGAATGTTCAACCAGGGCATCCACTATTCGGGTGGCTGGGACATCATGTTCAACTACGAAGAGATGTTCGTCGCCACCATGGTCGCCCGTGGCTTCGCCGTCGTGATGACCGACTACGAAGGCCTCGGCACCGTCTCCATGCACACCTACGTGGGCCGGGTGGCCGAGGGACAAGCGGTGCTCGACGCTGCCCGGGCGGCCATGCACTTGCCCGAAACTTCCCTGGATCCGCATGGGCCCGTTGCCTTCTGGGGATATTCCCAAGGCGGCG is part of the Mycobacterium sp. HUMS_12744610 genome and encodes:
- a CDS encoding lipase family protein, giving the protein MRRFGGIFAVLLLIVAASAGVADARADGGDEPRYAEFYLPPDPLPPGRPGDLIRTEPSRLVLEPSGQLGAIMATGTRIMYRSTDTRGNPIAVTGTYFEPYNDWPGNGPRPLISYAPGTQGQGNQCAPSRMFNQGIHYSGGWDIMFNYEEMFVATMVARGFAVVMTDYEGLGTVSMHTYVGRVAEGQAVLDAARAAMHLPETSLDPHGPVAFWGYSQGGGATASAAELASSYAPELHIVGTYAGAPPANLKELFPYADGSALVGVVGYALNSVMAAYPEAADLIRSKMTPRGLAMLESVSRQCVGQTILDFMFRHLQPYFTEDIGQLVNEEPFSTLLDEQRIGRHKPNAPVLIDSNRYDPLVPWTAANQLGRDWCDQGADVEFRTNEEPPFLNKLVINHALPMLVDGEPAMQWVAARFNGEPTAPNCGDF